The following are encoded together in the Gordonia insulae genome:
- a CDS encoding GntR family transcriptional regulator — protein MATTDEPRMLKHQVVRSQLDKMLDELSEGDPFPAERELADTFAVARETVRQALRELLLAGRIERRGRATVVAGPKIVHQLSIGSYTEAARESGRDASRILIAWSHFHADDTLADHLEIETGDPIIQLERVLTVDGVRVGLERTRLPERRYPGLVENFDTPSSLYAAIRDYGIDFARTVDTIDTTLPDAREASLLHVDARTSMFLLNRVSYDQNDIPIEHRRSLYRGDRMTFTTTMHA, from the coding sequence ATGGCCACCACCGACGAGCCGAGAATGCTCAAGCATCAAGTCGTGCGGTCACAGTTGGACAAGATGCTCGACGAACTGAGCGAAGGCGATCCGTTCCCTGCCGAACGCGAACTCGCCGACACATTCGCGGTCGCGCGCGAGACAGTGCGCCAAGCCCTGCGCGAATTGTTGCTGGCGGGCCGCATCGAGAGACGGGGCCGGGCCACCGTGGTCGCCGGACCGAAGATCGTTCACCAGTTGTCGATCGGCTCGTACACCGAGGCCGCCCGGGAGAGCGGCCGGGACGCCAGCCGAATCCTCATCGCCTGGAGCCACTTCCACGCCGATGACACGCTGGCCGACCATCTCGAGATCGAGACCGGGGATCCGATCATCCAACTCGAGCGCGTCCTCACCGTCGACGGGGTGCGAGTGGGCCTCGAGCGCACCCGCCTGCCCGAGCGGCGCTACCCAGGGCTGGTCGAGAACTTCGACACCCCGTCGTCGCTCTACGCGGCCATCCGCGACTACGGAATCGACTTCGCCCGCACCGTCGACACCATCGACACGACGTTGCCCGACGCACGCGAGGCCTCGCTCCTGCACGTCGACGCCCGAACCTCGATGTTTCTGCTCAACCGGGTCTCATACGACCAGAACGACATTCCCATCGAACATCGGCGTTCGCTGTACCGCGGAGACCGGATGACCTTCACCACCACGATGCACGCGTAG
- the arsB gene encoding ACR3 family arsenite efflux transporter, whose protein sequence is MSSSTDTAVVARLSTLDRFLPVWIGAAMVAGLLLGRGVRGLGDALASIELDGISLPIAIGLLIMMYPVLAKVRYDRLDAVTGDRRLLIGSLVLNWVVGPALMFALAWLLLPDLPEYRTGLIIVGLARCIAMVIIWNDLACGDREAAAVLVALNSVFQVVMFAVLGWFYLSVLPGWLGLEQTTIDASPWQIAKSVLIFLGIPLLAGYLTRRLGERAKGREWYEATFLPRLGPWALYGLLFTIVILFALQGDQITSQPWDVVRIAIPLLIYFAVMWGGGFASGAALGLGYARTTTLAFTAAGNNFELAIAVAIATYGATSGQALAGVIGPLIEVPVLVGLVYVSLALRKRFARPVRSESVTGQV, encoded by the coding sequence GTGAGCAGTTCGACGGACACCGCTGTCGTCGCACGCCTGTCGACGCTGGATCGCTTCCTGCCGGTCTGGATAGGTGCCGCGATGGTCGCCGGTCTGTTGCTGGGTCGCGGAGTTCGGGGACTCGGCGACGCTCTCGCCTCGATCGAACTCGACGGCATCTCGTTGCCCATCGCGATCGGGTTGTTGATCATGATGTACCCGGTCCTGGCGAAGGTACGGTACGACCGCCTCGATGCCGTGACCGGTGATCGGCGCCTGTTGATCGGGTCGCTGGTGCTGAATTGGGTTGTGGGACCGGCATTGATGTTCGCGCTGGCGTGGCTGCTGCTCCCGGATCTGCCGGAGTACCGTACCGGCCTGATCATCGTCGGCCTGGCCCGATGTATCGCGATGGTGATCATCTGGAACGACCTGGCCTGCGGCGACCGCGAGGCCGCAGCGGTACTGGTGGCCCTGAACTCGGTGTTCCAGGTCGTCATGTTCGCCGTGCTCGGATGGTTCTACCTCTCCGTGCTACCCGGTTGGCTCGGACTCGAGCAGACGACGATCGACGCCTCACCGTGGCAGATCGCCAAATCGGTGCTGATCTTCCTCGGGATTCCGCTACTCGCGGGCTACCTGACCCGACGTCTCGGTGAACGCGCGAAGGGGCGCGAGTGGTATGAGGCGACGTTCCTGCCCCGACTCGGCCCGTGGGCGCTTTACGGGCTGCTATTCACCATCGTCATCCTGTTCGCTCTGCAAGGAGATCAGATCACCTCGCAGCCATGGGATGTCGTGCGCATCGCGATCCCCCTCCTCATCTACTTCGCGGTGATGTGGGGCGGCGGGTTCGCATCGGGCGCGGCGCTCGGGTTGGGCTACGCACGCACCACCACCCTCGCATTCACCGCGGCCGGCAACAACTTCGAGCTCGCGATCGCGGTCGCCATCGCCACCTATGGCGCAACGTCAGGTCAAGCGCTTGCCGGGGTCATCGGACCGCTCATCGAGGTACCCGTGCTCGTCGGACTGGTGTATGTCTCACTGGCCTTGCGCAAGAGGTTCGCGCGACCGGTGCGGTCCGAGAGCGTGACGGGGCAGGTCTGA
- a CDS encoding ArsR/SmtB family transcription factor encodes MSNQNLLVSGVGRGLSADDASATSAVLKALGDPVRLRLLSEVAAHPGGEACVCDISGSFDLSQPTISHHLKVLREAGLVTSERRATWVYYRVDTEALTAAIAVLGDLATVTGEARSCEVPG; translated from the coding sequence ATGTCGAATCAGAACCTCCTGGTCTCCGGGGTGGGCCGCGGACTCAGCGCCGACGACGCGTCGGCGACGTCGGCGGTGTTGAAGGCCCTGGGCGATCCCGTCCGACTGCGCCTGTTGAGCGAGGTGGCGGCACATCCGGGCGGCGAGGCATGCGTCTGCGACATCTCGGGGTCGTTCGATCTCTCCCAGCCGACCATCTCGCATCACCTGAAGGTGCTCCGCGAGGCGGGCCTGGTGACGAGCGAACGTCGGGCGACGTGGGTCTACTACCGGGTCGACACCGAGGCGTTGACCGCGGCCATCGCCGTGCTCGGTGACCTGGCAACCGTCACGGGTGAGGCCCGGTCGTGCGAGGTGCCGGGGTGA